The Huiozyma naganishii CBS 8797 chromosome 9, complete genome nucleotide sequence TGAGATTATGCTGTGCATACCGTTACTCGACATCACGATATGTGAAGATAACGCTTATAATAATCAAGTCTCGTTTGACGACATACTGACGATATTTGACATTTTAAGGGAAAGATCcaaggaaaaggaagaagCTAATGTGCCAACCCATCTAGAAGCTGAGATCAAGCTAAGACCTAGATTTGTGGCTAGGTACAATGCCCTCGTTGAGTTAACGGATAGTTCAGCGACCTTGAATAACATCAAACCGTTTTCGAATGATAGTGGGCATCCGCTGGTGCTGGACGATTCAGGTCCACAAACGACAAAGGAAGTGGAGGTCATGGATttggatgatgatgatgacgacgaggatgaggGGAGGGGCAGACCCTCTAatgaagagaaaaagacCAACGAGATGTTTGTAAGGGATAGTGATTCTGATGAACTGCTAGAAATAGTGTCTGATGAAGGtgaaataaataaaaacgCGGAAAACGAAGAAGTTGTCTAGTGAAACTCTGGGTGTCTATGTAAGTATGATAGATGTGTAATATTATAGGGTGCTGTTATTTCGTAAAGACATCGTTTTGGAACCTTCCCTTTTAATTTTGTTTAATGGAGTTAGTACCAGATTGAACAAATAAGTTTAAATTACCAATTTCAATTTTAAAAAGACTGCATTTTTAGAGAGATTTAacgaacttgaagaagcaaaaTATTAAAACCACGCCAAGTCTAAAACTACAACGCATTGTCAAGAAGGGGTGCCTGTATGACAAATAGAAGTGTATAGGTTTGTAACATGAACACATTGTACTTTGATTTTTGGGAACAGGAGTTGGAAAATAAGAACAAGAGCACTGGCGGCTATGAAGAATTGGTTATTAAGGTAAAGGAAAGCGTGACTTTACAACGAAGAGCACGAAGGATTTTGGGACAGTTAAACAAGACTTTCAACCAAACAAAAGAGGGGAACTGTTGGGGACATAACAATTTGGTGCTACCGAGCAAAGATGACTTGACACGATTTTCCCTACCGAATATTCCACGTTGTTACCAATACACAGCAAACGGAGTATTTCCATTTAGCTCATGGAAACTACACAACGACATTGACCAACAGGTGGTCCCaaaagagttgaaggaaaagCTGACTGTGAGCAAACAGAATTTGGAAATATTGAAGGAATTGAGAAATGACAAGCGTCCCTCATTCAATGAATCGTTCTGCGACCTATTaggaaaacaaaaaataatggGGTTTTATATAGTGCCCGAAGATCAGATTAGTAAGAAAACCGCCGCTTACAAAACTTATTACAAACGTGTCTCTGGCGAATTAATGCCAGCTAAATTACAGCATGAATTTGACACTCTTATGGATGAAGAGCTAGTTAACATTGTAGAGTTCTACCAAGACTTCGATGAAACGGTTAGAATGAAACCTTTTAGGTATCAAGGGTTTAGCAAGTTCATCTTGGAAATAAATATACCCTTTCATCAACacaaaaagagaaatttAGAATTCTTGTTGTGGAAAAACTCCAATTCGCCTTTACCAGAGGATAACACTATTTTCAAGAGTTTGGAAAGCAAAGTATTCAACGCTAGTTTCCACGAGTTTGAGTTTTACAGACTCCCAATTCGTGGTTTCGATAGAAAGAACAGCAAAAAAAGGCAAAGATTTCAATTCAGGTCAAAGCAAGTTTGGAGACTTGAcaaggagaaactgaagcAGATAAATTGGAATCCGTTTAGAGCCCTAAAGAATTTACAGTTATGCACACTGCTAGATAAAGACAGAATCAAACAACAGTATTTCACACTACCAAAAGCACCTCCTTTTAATCAATATCTACGTTGTGGGGAGCTTGATCTAATAGACATGGAAAGAAAGATGTTTACCAACCTTACTCTGCTCGTTCAGACACCTGTTGAACAGATCgaggaagagaaaaataACTTAGATATgacagtttctgcaaaCGATGGAAAAGAAACCCCAATCAATGTGAGGTCCTCGAGCGTCGAGGTTACACAACCGAGTATCAACACCTCAAGAATGGCACTAAAGAGGTCTTTTATTGACGACGACTTGCGTTCTCTGCTGGaactgaagaggaaaaaaaggaacaagaaacaaaaaactggTGACGATGAATCCGTGAACAATACTACTATTTTAGAACTTCTAGAATGTGGGACAATAATCCAGGAAACGAACGTTTCAGCAGAAAAGATCGAGCGTGTACGAACACCTATTGTGGAACATTCAAAACCAAAGTCTCTGTGCAATAAGTTTGTAAGCGCCATTGATCTATCAAATAAGATTGCTATCTTGAATACCACattgttgaaaaaaaaccTTCTTATATTGCAgaatcttgttcaaaatgGTGCCAACATTGTGGAATTGCAACTCCCAACCCCGTGTGACTTTATCCTCGACAGCACAACCTGTCTACTGCGCTTGGATATAGCCCAATTTTTCCAGAAAACCCACCATGGTAAATTAATGTACCAAACGCAGATATCAAAGCTTCTCCGGGAGTATCACAAGGTCATCATATTGGTAGAGTATTCCAAAGGGTTTGAAGACTACGACCCCGACATCTTCTGGAAAGTACGACTCTTTTTGGAGAATCCGCGCTGCGAATGCTCCTTTACTACGAGTGAACTTAGCGCGGTCTCCTACTGGATACAATGGTACATCACACGATATTCACCAAACACTGGGTACAATATGGATGATCTGGAGGAGACCCAAGAAAGCAAATACCACGAAGTGTTGTCGTTCCTATCGATCAACCCGTTCGCCCTGCAAGATATCGTGAACCGCTTCACTCTACCAGAGTTTCTGTTCTATATGTCCCCTGGGAACGAAAACCCATTTTTGAAAGGTGTACTGACCAAGTCACAACGTCACAGAACGGAGCAACTGCTGTCACTACACTGGTAGAACAGATCATCAACGTTTGTGTCTTCATCTGTTACTGTTGTACGTTGTGACAGCCGCACAAGAACGAGGTGTTACCCGAACGGAATTTCTTTATTTCACTTGTGGCAAATATTGTAACAGTCAAAACTGCAATTGCACAGGGTATTAGCGTGTTACTCTCCAAGGGATCGGGCACTTGTTGTTTGTAGAGGGGGTACTCAGCAGTAGTAAGGG carries:
- the ZIP2 gene encoding Zip2p (similar to Saccharomyces cerevisiae ZIP2 (YGL249W); ancestral locus Anc_3.576), which codes for MNTLYFDFWEQELENKNKSTGGYEELVIKVKESVTLQRRARRILGQLNKTFNQTKEGNCWGHNNLVLPSKDDLTRFSLPNIPRCYQYTANGVFPFSSWKLHNDIDQQVVPKELKEKLTVSKQNLEILKELRNDKRPSFNESFCDLLGKQKIMGFYIVPEDQISKKTAAYKTYYKRVSGELMPAKLQHEFDTLMDEELVNIVEFYQDFDETVRMKPFRYQGFSKFILEINIPFHQHKKRNLEFLLWKNSNSPLPEDNTIFKSLESKVFNASFHEFEFYRLPIRGFDRKNSKKRQRFQFRSKQVWRLDKEKLKQINWNPFRALKNLQLCTLLDKDRIKQQYFTLPKAPPFNQYLRCGELDLIDMERKMFTNLTLLVQTPVEQIEEEKNNLDMTVSANDGKETPINVRSSSVEVTQPSINTSRMALKRSFIDDDLRSLLELKRKKRNKKQKTGDDESVNNTTILELLECGTIIQETNVSAEKIERVRTPIVEHSKPKSLCNKFVSAIDLSNKIAILNTTLLKKNLLILQNLVQNGANIVELQLPTPCDFILDSTTCLLRLDIAQFFQKTHHGKLMYQTQISKLLREYHKVIILVEYSKGFEDYDPDIFWKVRLFLENPRCECSFTTSELSAVSYWIQWYITRYSPNTGYNMDDLEETQESKYHEVLSFLSINPFALQDIVNRFTLPEFLFYMSPGNENPFLKGVLTKSQRHRTEQLLSLHW
- the RMR1 gene encoding Rmr1p (similar to Saccharomyces cerevisiae YGL250W; ancestral locus Anc_3.577); the protein is MVNLLVPQDEVNVDENDIGVTLEETAGQTGQSLVGFSPTIGSEDGSSDDDMGRDEDAMRRAAHQLLRRENSKVVIRYKDDRMLLFDCSSDQDSEPEGSDDDEGNGNKSTYPIICQNSDISHSPCNMLMAAIRSFLQTYYGPLQFASNEIMLCIPLLDITICEDNAYNNQVSFDDILTIFDILRERSKEKEEANVPTHLEAEIKLRPRFVARYNALVELTDSSATLNNIKPFSNDSGHPLVLDDSGPQTTKEVEVMDLDDDDDDEDEGRGRPSNEEKKTNEMFVRDSDSDELLEIVSDEGEINKNAENEEVV